Proteins found in one Magnolia sinica isolate HGM2019 chromosome 5, MsV1, whole genome shotgun sequence genomic segment:
- the LOC131245281 gene encoding uncharacterized protein LOC131245281, translated as MIQSTVRPAQLYPQRPVQLHLRYELPGPPQAYPRPPQQSRQQVKPPQYQQLRPESQAPRPQAQRHVYALSSFTNDPTQLQEYEDPNRSYDDPTPPQDDAAQMYETTASAYEDPAQPADITPQHGAEATNDVVEGYEYFEDAGYYY; from the coding sequence ATGATTCAGTCAACTGTGAGACCAGCACAACTTTATCCTCAGAGGCCTGTACAGCTACATCTACGATACGAGCTGCCTGGACCCCCTCAAGCTTATCCGAGACCACCTCAACAATCGCGACAACAGGTCAAGCCTCCCCAATATCAACAACTGAGGCCAGAAAGTCAGGCGCCTCGACCTCAAGCTCAACGACATGTTTACGCTCTATCTTCATTCACAAATGATCCAACCCAACTTCAGGAGTATGAGGATCCAAATCGAAGCTATGATGATCCAACGCCACCTCAAGATGATGCTGCACAAATGTATGAGACTACTGCTTCTGCTTATGAGGACCCAGCACAACCTGCAGATATCACTCCTCAACATGGTGCTGAAGCTACTAATGATGTGGTGGAAG